A stretch of Pseudomonas taetrolens DNA encodes these proteins:
- the hutC gene encoding histidine utilization repressor, which produces MSQSVDDHSSLESFSIESPSPLYARVKQAIAQKIRSGAWLPNSKLPSESELLNLLGVSRMTINRALRELTIEGLLVRMQGVGTFVAVPKGQSALFEIRNIAQEISERGHAHRCEVILLEELAPKSSLALPFALDGIKRVFHSVMVHHENDMPVQIEERFVNAAIAPDYLLQDFTRTTAYAYLMQLAPLTGGEHVVEAIHAKSAECRLLQIKRNEPCLLIRRRTWSAQGLVGSARLVYPGSRYRLQGQCGN; this is translated from the coding sequence GTGTCCCAGTCTGTTGATGACCATTCATCCCTTGAGTCGTTTTCCATCGAGAGTCCTTCGCCGCTGTACGCACGCGTCAAGCAGGCCATCGCGCAGAAAATCCGTTCAGGCGCCTGGCTGCCCAACTCAAAATTGCCCTCGGAAAGCGAATTGCTCAACCTGCTGGGCGTGAGCCGCATGACTATCAACCGTGCGCTACGTGAATTGACCATTGAAGGCCTGCTGGTACGCATGCAAGGCGTCGGCACGTTTGTGGCTGTGCCAAAAGGGCAATCGGCTTTATTCGAGATTCGTAATATTGCCCAGGAAATTTCGGAGCGCGGTCATGCCCATCGCTGTGAAGTCATTCTTCTCGAAGAGCTTGCACCGAAGTCCTCATTGGCCTTGCCGTTTGCCCTGGACGGTATCAAGCGGGTGTTTCATTCCGTGATGGTGCATCACGAAAACGACATGCCCGTGCAAATAGAAGAGCGGTTCGTCAATGCCGCGATTGCCCCCGATTACTTGCTGCAGGATTTCACCCGGACCACCGCCTATGCCTATCTGATGCAGCTGGCACCCCTCACCGGAGGGGAGCATGTCGTCGAAGCCATCCATGCCAAATCGGCAGAGTGCCGCTTACTGCAGATCAAGCGCAACGAACCCTGCCTGTTGATTCGCCGGCGCACCTGGTCGGCCCAGGGGCTGGTGGGCAGCGCACGTCTGGTCTACCCCGGCTCACGTTACCGCTTGCAAGGTCAATGCGGTAATTGA
- a CDS encoding NAD(P)/FAD-dependent oxidoreductase: MKSSSIRTLPPSLWTATARPAALTPALSENKQVDVAIVGAGYTGLVTALRLAEAGISVCVLDAAEPGWGASGRNGGQVIPGLKYDPDQLIERFGSQRGETIIEACGGAADEVFSLIREYSIACDASRKGWIQPANSATSLKALEHRARQWEQRGVPVELLDREAVCQRIGSRNYMGGWVDPRAGSLHPLNYARGLAKSALGRGVTIHSDSRVTDLRRIGPKWQLTTAQGHTVMAERVLLATNGYTDDLWPGLRQTVLAANSFIIATRPLSPELRKTVLPGGEVCSDARRLLLYFKQDAQGRVLLGGRGPFAEPCRAGDWAHLERSLVNVFAQLAGVAIEYRWSGRVALNQSVLPQLHEPQPGLSILLGYNGRGVAMSAMLGKHLAARMAGTSDDFPFPVTPIRQIPFHRLQRLYLAAGISYYRLLDALH, from the coding sequence ATGAAATCGTCGTCAATCAGGACATTACCGCCGTCGCTCTGGACGGCCACCGCTCGCCCTGCGGCATTGACCCCTGCCTTGAGTGAAAACAAGCAGGTGGACGTGGCGATTGTCGGCGCGGGCTACACCGGGCTGGTCACCGCACTGCGCCTGGCAGAGGCGGGCATCAGCGTGTGCGTACTGGACGCGGCCGAGCCGGGTTGGGGAGCCTCCGGCCGTAACGGTGGACAGGTGATTCCCGGGCTTAAATATGACCCGGATCAGTTGATCGAACGCTTCGGGTCGCAGCGCGGCGAGACGATCATTGAGGCCTGCGGCGGTGCGGCGGATGAAGTCTTTTCATTGATCCGCGAGTACAGCATTGCCTGCGATGCCAGCCGCAAAGGCTGGATCCAGCCCGCCAACTCTGCGACGTCACTCAAGGCACTGGAGCATCGCGCCCGGCAATGGGAGCAGCGCGGAGTACCGGTTGAGCTGCTGGACCGTGAGGCGGTCTGTCAACGTATCGGTTCACGGAACTACATGGGGGGATGGGTTGATCCGCGTGCCGGCAGCCTGCATCCACTCAACTATGCGCGGGGACTGGCCAAATCGGCGTTGGGCCGTGGCGTGACCATTCACAGCGATAGCCGGGTCACGGATTTACGCCGGATTGGCCCGAAGTGGCAACTGACTACGGCGCAAGGCCATACCGTGATGGCCGAACGGGTGTTGCTGGCGACCAACGGCTACACCGATGACTTATGGCCAGGCCTGCGCCAGACCGTGCTGGCAGCTAACAGCTTTATCATTGCCACGCGCCCGCTGTCACCCGAGCTGCGTAAAACCGTGCTGCCCGGCGGGGAAGTGTGCTCGGACGCGCGGCGTTTGCTGCTGTACTTCAAGCAGGATGCCCAAGGGCGGGTTCTGCTGGGCGGTCGAGGGCCGTTTGCCGAGCCCTGCCGTGCGGGTGACTGGGCGCATCTGGAGCGTTCGTTGGTCAACGTGTTTGCGCAGTTGGCGGGGGTGGCGATCGAGTACCGCTGGAGTGGTCGTGTTGCGCTCAACCAGAGCGTGTTGCCGCAACTGCATGAGCCGCAACCGGGGCTGTCGATTCTGCTTGGCTACAACGGGCGCGGGGTTGCGATGTCGGCCATGCTGGGCAAGCACCTCGCGGCGCGCATGGCGGGTACCAGTGATGACTTTCCGTTTCCGGTGACACCGATTCGCCAGATTCCTTTCCACCGTTTGCAGCGCCTGTATCTGGCAGCCGGTATCAGTTACTACCGGCTGCTCGACGCGCTGCATTGA
- a CDS encoding acyl-CoA dehydrogenase family protein, translated as MNFELNAEELAVIESAEQVAREVIQPLARHYDETETFCADSIKALGDLGCMGINLPETYGGLGIGSLAMSRVVEAVAGACASTASAMTAHFLATDSILLGGTEEQKQEWLPRAASGELLGAFALTEPAAGSNPADMRSRAVREDGGWRVRGSKHYITNAKEADFIVLYVKTDAEAGHKGISAFMVPRGTPGIDFSSPEKTMGLRGSTIYELALDCWLPASALLGVEGQGFNTAMAVLDRGRVEVAAMSLGIANAALQASLNWVRERQIGPKPLAAYQGTQWRLADMYAQLESARLLTMKAAARRDSGERFSLDSATAKLVAAECAGFVTDAALQLHGGYGYVRDLPLERYVRDARILRIFEGTSEVQKIIISRALLDACK; from the coding sequence ATGAACTTTGAATTGAATGCAGAAGAACTGGCGGTGATTGAAAGTGCCGAGCAGGTCGCACGCGAAGTGATTCAACCGCTGGCCCGGCATTACGACGAAACCGAAACATTCTGCGCCGACAGCATCAAGGCCTTGGGTGACCTGGGGTGCATGGGGATCAACTTGCCTGAGACTTACGGTGGGTTGGGGATCGGCAGTCTGGCCATGAGCCGTGTGGTGGAGGCTGTGGCAGGTGCGTGTGCCTCAACGGCATCGGCCATGACCGCACATTTCCTGGCGACGGACTCGATTCTGCTGGGCGGGACCGAGGAGCAGAAGCAGGAGTGGCTGCCACGTGCTGCAAGTGGCGAACTGCTGGGCGCATTCGCCCTGACCGAACCGGCCGCAGGTTCAAACCCTGCCGACATGCGCAGTCGTGCCGTGCGTGAAGACGGTGGCTGGCGCGTACGCGGCAGCAAGCATTACATCACCAACGCCAAAGAAGCCGATTTCATCGTTCTTTACGTCAAGACGGATGCTGAAGCAGGGCACAAGGGCATTAGCGCTTTTATGGTGCCCCGTGGCACGCCCGGGATCGATTTCTCCAGCCCGGAAAAAACCATGGGCTTGCGTGGCAGCACGATTTACGAGTTGGCGCTCGATTGCTGGTTGCCGGCATCGGCATTGCTGGGTGTTGAAGGGCAGGGCTTTAATACTGCGATGGCGGTACTGGATCGCGGACGGGTCGAAGTGGCGGCGATGTCGCTGGGTATCGCCAATGCGGCCTTGCAAGCCAGTCTGAACTGGGTGCGTGAACGGCAGATCGGGCCCAAGCCGCTGGCCGCCTATCAAGGAACGCAATGGCGGCTGGCGGATATGTATGCGCAGCTTGAGAGCGCCCGTCTGCTGACCATGAAAGCTGCGGCACGGCGTGACAGTGGCGAACGTTTCAGTCTGGATTCGGCCACGGCCAAACTGGTGGCTGCCGAATGTGCCGGTTTTGTCACCGATGCGGCGCTGCAATTGCATGGAGGCTATGGCTACGTTCGCGACTTGCCCCTTGAGCGCTATGTACGCGACGCGCGGATCCTGAGGATTTTTGAAGGCACCTCAGAGGTGCAGAAAATCATCATTTCCCGTGCCTTGCTCGACGCCTGCAAGTAA
- a CDS encoding purine-cytosine permease family protein, whose protein sequence is MSTHNEDSPRAALVEQRSIDYIPESERHGRLFSQFTLWFGANLQVTAIVTGALAVVLGGDVFWSLIGLLIGQVLGGAIMALHAAQGPKLGLPQMISSRVQFGVYGAVIPIVLVCLMYVGFSASGSVLAGQAVGQLAGVSDSWGILIFAALIVLLTILGYRTIHMIGRVASVVGVLAFFYLFYTLLSQNDVAVLLSNRHFSLSSFLLAISLSASWQIAFGPYVADYSRYLPGKTSSVKTFLAVGLGSVVGSQISMVFGVFVAALAGDKFAGHEVSYIVGLSSTGAMAAVLYFCVVFGKVTITTLNAYGSFMSLATIVSGFRGNHEISRSLRLVYILIMVGLATLLALLGQHSFLHDFSAFILFLLAFFTPWSAINLVDFYLISKERYDVPALSNPNGRYGRWNLRGILVYAFGVVIQLPFIATSFYTGPLVEHLGGTDISWIIGLTLPALVYYFVARHSGQTVPDRLILPVEPSAV, encoded by the coding sequence ATGTCCACGCACAATGAAGATTCACCGCGGGCCGCGCTGGTTGAACAGCGCTCAATTGATTACATCCCGGAATCCGAACGCCATGGCCGCCTGTTCAGTCAGTTTACCTTGTGGTTCGGGGCGAACTTGCAAGTGACGGCGATTGTCACCGGGGCACTGGCCGTGGTTCTGGGCGGCGATGTGTTCTGGTCGCTGATCGGCCTGTTGATTGGACAAGTACTGGGTGGTGCAATCATGGCGCTGCATGCGGCGCAAGGCCCCAAGCTGGGCTTGCCGCAGATGATCTCCAGCCGGGTACAGTTCGGTGTTTATGGCGCGGTGATACCGATCGTACTGGTGTGCCTGATGTACGTGGGCTTTTCGGCCAGCGGTTCGGTACTGGCCGGGCAGGCTGTCGGGCAACTGGCGGGTGTCAGTGATTCGTGGGGCATTCTGATTTTTGCCGCGTTGATCGTGCTGCTGACCATCCTCGGCTATCGCACCATTCATATGATTGGACGGGTGGCGAGCGTGGTCGGCGTCCTGGCGTTCTTCTATTTGTTCTACACCTTGCTGTCGCAAAATGATGTCGCGGTGCTGCTGAGCAACCGGCACTTCTCGCTGAGCAGTTTTTTGCTGGCCATCTCGCTCTCGGCGTCATGGCAGATCGCGTTTGGGCCGTATGTTGCCGACTACTCGCGTTACTTGCCGGGCAAAACCTCGTCGGTGAAAACCTTTCTGGCGGTCGGCCTGGGTTCGGTGGTGGGGTCGCAGATATCGATGGTCTTCGGGGTGTTTGTGGCGGCGCTGGCGGGAGACAAATTCGCCGGCCATGAAGTGTCGTACATCGTAGGGCTGAGCTCGACCGGGGCGATGGCCGCGGTGCTGTATTTCTGCGTGGTATTCGGCAAAGTGACGATCACTACGCTCAATGCCTATGGCAGTTTCATGTCGCTGGCGACCATTGTCAGCGGGTTTCGCGGCAATCACGAGATTTCCAGAAGCCTGCGCCTTGTCTACATCCTGATCATGGTGGGGCTGGCCACCTTGCTGGCGTTGTTGGGGCAGCACTCGTTCCTGCACGATTTTTCGGCATTCATTCTGTTTCTGCTCGCGTTTTTCACGCCGTGGAGCGCCATCAACCTGGTGGACTTCTATCTGATAAGCAAAGAGCGCTACGACGTGCCGGCACTGTCTAACCCAAATGGCCGATACGGACGCTGGAACCTGCGCGGTATTCTCGTGTATGCCTTTGGGGTAGTGATCCAGCTGCCTTTTATTGCCACCAGTTTCTACACTGGACCATTGGTCGAACATCTGGGCGGTACCGATATCTCCTGGATCATCGGCCTGACGCTACCCGCGCTGGTGTACTACTTCGTGGCCCGCCATTCGGGGCAAACAGTTCCGGACCGGCTTATTTTGCCAGTCGAGCCGTCGGCGGTTTAA
- a CDS encoding electron transfer flavoprotein subunit beta/FixA family protein — protein MKVLACIKRVVDYNVKVRVKADNSGVDLANVKMSMNPFCEIAVEEAVRLKEKGVATEIVVVSIGPTTAQEQLRTALALGADRAILVESAEDLTSLAVAKLLKAVVDKEQPQLVILGKQAIDSDNNQTGQMLAALTGYGQGTFASNVEVAGDKVAVTREIDGGAQTVSLSLPAIITTDLRLNEPRYASLPNIMKAKKKPLEVLTPDALGVSTASTHSTVKVEAPAARSAGIKVKSVAELVEKLKNEAKVI, from the coding sequence ATGAAGGTGCTGGCCTGTATCAAACGAGTGGTCGATTACAACGTTAAGGTTCGCGTCAAAGCGGACAACTCCGGCGTTGACCTCGCCAACGTCAAGATGTCGATGAACCCCTTCTGCGAAATCGCAGTGGAAGAAGCCGTACGCCTGAAAGAGAAGGGCGTTGCGACTGAAATCGTCGTCGTCTCCATCGGTCCGACCACGGCTCAGGAACAGCTGCGTACTGCGCTGGCTCTGGGTGCCGATCGTGCCATCCTCGTCGAATCTGCCGAAGACCTGACCTCGCTGGCCGTGGCCAAGCTGCTCAAGGCGGTGGTCGACAAGGAGCAGCCACAGCTGGTGATCCTGGGCAAACAAGCCATCGACAGCGACAACAACCAGACCGGCCAGATGCTGGCGGCGCTGACCGGTTACGGTCAGGGCACCTTTGCTTCGAACGTTGAAGTGGCGGGCGACAAGGTTGCTGTCACCCGTGAAATCGACGGCGGCGCACAAACGGTTTCGCTGAGTTTGCCGGCCATCATCACCACCGACCTGCGTTTGAACGAGCCGCGTTATGCGTCCTTGCCAAACATCATGAAAGCCAAAAAGAAGCCGCTTGAAGTGCTGACGCCAGACGCGTTGGGCGTTTCCACAGCTTCGACCCACTCGACTGTGAAAGTTGAAGCGCCGGCAGCACGCAGCGCTGGCATCAAGGTCAAGTCGGTGGCTGAACTGGTCGAGAAACTGAAAAACGAAGCGAAGGTAATCTAA
- a CDS encoding electron transfer flavoprotein subunit alpha/FixB family protein, producing the protein MTILVIAEHDGKVLAPATLNTVAAAAKIGGDINVLVAGQGIGSVAEAAAKIAGVAKVLVADNAAYAHQLPENVAPLVAELGAGYSHILAAATSNGKNILPRVAAQLDVDQISEIISVESADTFKRPIYAGNAIATVQSTAPVKVITVRATGFDPVAAEGGSAAVEAVAAVHDAGTSSFVGEELAKSDRPELTAAKIVVSGGRGMQNGDNFKHLYALADKLGAAVGASRAAVDAGFVPNDMQVGQTGKIVAPQLYIAVGISGAIQHLAGMKDSKVIVAINKDEEAPIFQVADYGLVADLFEAVPELELAV; encoded by the coding sequence ATGACTATCTTGGTAATCGCAGAACACGACGGCAAGGTGCTGGCTCCGGCCACGCTGAACACCGTAGCCGCCGCTGCCAAAATCGGCGGCGATATCAACGTTCTGGTTGCAGGCCAGGGCATCGGTTCCGTGGCTGAAGCTGCGGCAAAAATCGCTGGTGTGGCCAAAGTGCTGGTGGCCGATAACGCCGCTTATGCGCATCAGTTGCCAGAAAACGTAGCGCCCCTGGTTGCAGAGCTGGGTGCCGGCTACAGCCACATCCTGGCCGCCGCGACCTCCAACGGCAAAAACATCCTGCCGCGCGTCGCCGCGCAGCTGGACGTCGATCAGATCTCCGAGATCATCTCGGTTGAAAGCGCTGACACCTTCAAGCGCCCGATCTACGCCGGTAACGCCATTGCTACCGTGCAATCCACAGCGCCGGTCAAAGTCATCACCGTACGTGCCACCGGTTTCGATCCGGTTGCTGCAGAAGGCGGTTCGGCAGCGGTTGAAGCGGTTGCAGCGGTTCACGATGCAGGCACTTCGTCGTTTGTTGGTGAGGAACTGGCCAAGTCTGACCGTCCTGAGCTGACCGCTGCCAAAATCGTCGTTTCCGGCGGTCGTGGCATGCAGAACGGCGACAACTTCAAACACCTGTACGCTCTGGCCGACAAGCTGGGCGCTGCTGTTGGCGCTTCGCGTGCTGCGGTCGACGCCGGTTTTGTGCCGAACGACATGCAGGTTGGTCAGACCGGCAAAATTGTTGCGCCACAGCTGTACATCGCGGTTGGTATTTCCGGCGCGATCCAGCATCTGGCGGGCATGAAAGACTCCAAAGTGATCGTCGCGATCAACAAGGACGAAGAAGCCCCGATCTTCCAGGTAGCGGATTACGGCCTGGTAGCGGACTTGTTCGAAGCAGTGCCGGAGCTGGAGCTCGCAGTCTGA
- a CDS encoding YoaK family protein produces MLPVPFRKSGNAVHLRVRAWRGRVGLGLVASLSVLAGMTDAIGFLATGDFISFMSGNTTRLAVAIGEGNLQSVVRLVGAVLAFVVGNALGIMIGRWGGQRALPLMLWIAGLLCAAALVPFDSRAPAMLAAIVAMGMLNAAVEQVNGLPVGLTYVTGALSRFGRGLGRWLLGERPSGWRVQLVPWTGMLSGAVIGALLEARFGIMALLFSAGFSVVLGLVSLKIPRRWQRDYMPRK; encoded by the coding sequence ATGCTTCCAGTACCGTTCAGGAAATCTGGCAACGCTGTGCACCTGCGTGTTCGCGCCTGGCGTGGGCGAGTGGGGCTGGGGTTGGTAGCAAGCCTTTCGGTACTGGCGGGCATGACCGATGCCATTGGCTTTTTGGCCACGGGTGACTTTATTTCGTTCATGAGTGGCAATACCACGCGGCTGGCCGTGGCCATCGGCGAGGGTAATCTGCAGAGCGTGGTGCGTTTGGTGGGTGCAGTGCTGGCGTTCGTGGTCGGCAATGCCCTGGGTATCATGATCGGACGCTGGGGTGGCCAGCGCGCGCTGCCACTGATGCTATGGATCGCCGGACTTTTATGCGCCGCCGCCCTGGTGCCCTTCGACTCACGCGCCCCTGCGATGCTGGCGGCCATTGTGGCGATGGGCATGCTCAATGCGGCAGTGGAGCAGGTTAACGGTTTGCCGGTTGGGCTGACCTATGTGACGGGCGCGCTCTCGCGTTTCGGGCGCGGGCTGGGCCGTTGGTTATTGGGCGAGCGGCCCAGTGGCTGGCGAGTACAGTTGGTGCCGTGGACGGGCATGTTATCGGGTGCGGTTATCGGTGCGCTGCTGGAAGCGCGCTTCGGCATCATGGCATTGCTCTTCAGCGCCGGGTTCTCCGTGGTGCTGGGCCTGGTGTCATTGAAAATTCCCCGGCGCTGGCAGCGCGACTACATGCCGCGCAAGTGA
- the hutU gene encoding urocanate hydratase translates to MTTAPDRHRDGEIRAARGTQLTAKSWMTEAPLRMLMNNLDPQVAENPTELVVYGGIGRAARNWECYDKIVESLTNLNDDETLLVQSGKPVGVFKTHSNAPRVLIANSNLVPHWATWEHFNELDAKGLAMYGQMTAGSWIYIGSQGIVQGTYETFVEAGRQHYNGSLVGKWVLTAGLGGMGGAQPLAATLAGACSLNIECQQSRIDFRLATRYVDEQAVDLDDALARIAKYTAEGKAISIALCGNAAELLPEMVRRGVRPDMVTDQTSAHDPLNGYLPKGWTWEQYRDRAVTDPAAVVKAAKASMGEHVEAMLAFQKAGIPTFDYGNNIRQMAKEVGVENAFDFPGFVPAYIRPLFCRGVGPFRWVALSGDPEDIYKTDAKVKELIADDAHLHNWLDMARERISFQGLPARICWVGLGQRAKLGLAFNEMVRSGELKAPIVIGRDHLDSGSVSSPNRETESMKDGSDAVSDWPLLNALLNTASGATWVSLHHGGGVGMGFSQHSGMVIVCDGTDEAAERIARVLHNDPATGVMRHADAGYDIAIDCANEQGLNLPMVNG, encoded by the coding sequence ATGACCACTGCCCCTGACCGCCACCGTGACGGTGAAATCCGTGCAGCACGCGGCACCCAGCTCACCGCCAAGAGCTGGATGACCGAAGCCCCGTTGCGGATGCTGATGAACAACCTCGACCCGCAAGTGGCCGAGAACCCGACCGAGCTGGTGGTGTATGGCGGTATTGGTCGCGCGGCGCGTAACTGGGAGTGCTACGACAAGATTGTCGAGAGCCTGACCAACCTCAACGATGACGAAACCCTGCTGGTGCAGTCGGGCAAGCCGGTCGGTGTGTTCAAAACCCACAGCAACGCGCCCCGTGTACTGATCGCCAACTCCAACCTGGTGCCACACTGGGCCACGTGGGAGCACTTCAACGAACTCGACGCCAAGGGCCTGGCCATGTATGGGCAGATGACCGCCGGCAGCTGGATCTACATCGGTAGCCAAGGCATCGTTCAGGGCACGTACGAGACCTTCGTTGAAGCCGGGCGCCAGCATTACAACGGCAGCCTGGTGGGCAAATGGGTACTCACCGCCGGCCTGGGTGGCATGGGCGGTGCGCAGCCTCTGGCTGCCACTCTGGCCGGTGCCTGCTCGCTGAACATCGAATGCCAGCAGAGTCGCATCGATTTCCGTCTGGCGACCCGTTATGTCGACGAACAAGCCGTGGACCTGGATGACGCGCTGGCGCGTATCGCGAAATACACCGCTGAAGGCAAAGCCATTTCTATCGCCCTGTGCGGGAATGCCGCCGAACTGCTGCCAGAAATGGTCCGCCGTGGCGTACGTCCGGACATGGTCACCGACCAGACCAGCGCTCACGACCCGCTTAACGGCTACCTGCCCAAAGGCTGGACCTGGGAACAGTACCGCGACCGCGCCGTGACCGATCCGGCTGCCGTGGTCAAAGCCGCCAAAGCCTCCATGGGCGAACACGTCGAAGCCATGCTGGCGTTCCAGAAAGCCGGTATTCCGACCTTCGACTACGGTAACAACATCCGTCAGATGGCCAAGGAAGTCGGCGTCGAAAACGCCTTCGACTTCCCGGGTTTTGTACCGGCTTATATCCGTCCCTTGTTCTGCCGTGGCGTAGGCCCGTTCCGCTGGGTTGCGCTGTCGGGTGATCCGGAAGACATTTACAAAACCGACGCCAAGGTCAAAGAACTGATTGCCGACGACGCCCACCTGCACAACTGGCTGGACATGGCCCGCGAGCGCATCAGCTTCCAGGGTCTGCCGGCACGTATCTGCTGGGTTGGCCTGGGTCAGCGCGCCAAGCTCGGCCTGGCGTTCAACGAAATGGTACGCAGCGGTGAGTTGAAAGCACCGATCGTGATCGGTCGCGACCACCTGGATTCGGGTTCGGTGTCCAGCCCGAACCGCGAAACCGAATCGATGAAGGATGGCTCGGATGCAGTCTCCGACTGGCCGCTGCTCAACGCCTTGCTCAACACCGCGAGCGGCGCGACCTGGGTTTCGCTGCACCACGGCGGTGGCGTTGGTATGGGCTTCTCGCAGCATTCGGGGATGGTGATCGTGTGTGACGGCACCGACGAAGCGGCCGAACGCATCGCCCGCGTCCTGCACAACGACCCGGCCACCGGGGTGATGCGCCATGCCGATGCCGGCTACGACATCGCCATTGACTGCGCCAACGAGCAGGGCCTGAACCTGCCGATGGTTAACGGCTGA
- a CDS encoding YgdI/YgdR family lipoprotein, whose product MKINVIGLPLVIVAMLGLAGCSTPSVVTLQNGTQYLTKDMPKTKTKDGFYEFEDIAGKRIKVRADEVGTIRKAD is encoded by the coding sequence ATGAAGATTAACGTTATCGGTTTACCTCTGGTCATCGTCGCCATGCTGGGGCTTGCGGGCTGCTCAACACCCAGCGTGGTGACCCTGCAAAACGGCACGCAATACTTGACCAAAGACATGCCGAAAACCAAGACCAAAGACGGCTTCTATGAGTTTGAAGACATCGCAGGCAAACGTATCAAGGTCAGGGCTGACGAGGTCGGCACCATCAGGAAGGCCGACTGA
- a CDS encoding CaiB/BaiF CoA transferase family protein produces MNSSPFTRQLQGVRVLDISRVLAGPHCTAMLADLGADVIKFEVPQEGDDARHLGPFLDGESVYFGLINRGKRSVEIDFKDPADRQRFYELVADADVVVENFRPGVTQRLGIDFDTLKQHNPQLIYASISGFGQDGPLSSRPAYDIVAQAMSGLMSVTGFASTGPTRSGEAIGDLCAGVYAAWAISSALFARERHAPGAQYIDVAMFDVLFSLQMTGLSNLYANGVAPGLVGNRHPVSTPFDTYRAADGLVVIAVASNRLFERLCHCMGQPELATDPRFIDDTRRTLNEPALRAAIEGWTAQHSVEHLCDGLLDAGVPSSPVWNLAEAAGSEHARVRQLQVLPEGGALPLVPQPVFFNGQKPHATTRAPQLGADNRLFGLSKSGEHA; encoded by the coding sequence ATGAACAGCAGTCCATTTACCCGACAACTGCAAGGCGTGCGCGTGCTGGACATCAGTCGCGTGCTGGCAGGGCCGCATTGCACGGCGATGCTCGCGGATCTGGGGGCCGACGTCATCAAGTTCGAAGTGCCGCAAGAGGGCGATGATGCCCGGCACCTGGGGCCGTTTCTGGATGGCGAGAGCGTGTATTTCGGGTTGATTAACCGGGGCAAGCGCAGCGTTGAAATCGATTTCAAGGACCCGGCGGATCGTCAGCGTTTTTATGAGTTGGTGGCCGATGCGGATGTGGTGGTCGAGAACTTCCGTCCCGGGGTTACCCAACGGCTGGGCATTGATTTCGATACCCTCAAACAGCACAACCCGCAGCTGATCTACGCCAGCATTTCGGGCTTTGGCCAGGATGGTCCGCTGTCCAGCCGTCCGGCCTACGACATCGTGGCCCAGGCCATGTCCGGCCTGATGAGCGTGACCGGATTTGCATCCACCGGGCCGACCCGCAGCGGCGAGGCCATAGGCGACCTGTGCGCAGGGGTGTACGCGGCCTGGGCAATCAGCTCGGCGCTGTTTGCCCGTGAGCGTCATGCTCCGGGTGCGCAGTACATCGACGTGGCCATGTTTGATGTGCTGTTCAGTTTGCAAATGACCGGTCTGTCCAACCTTTACGCCAACGGTGTTGCGCCGGGGCTGGTGGGTAACCGGCATCCGGTCTCGACACCGTTCGACACCTACCGCGCTGCCGATGGTCTGGTGGTGATTGCCGTGGCCAGCAATCGTTTGTTCGAGCGCTTGTGTCACTGCATGGGGCAACCGGAACTGGCCACTGATCCACGGTTTATCGATGACACCCGGCGCACGCTGAACGAGCCGGCGTTGCGCGCAGCCATCGAAGGTTGGACGGCACAGCACAGCGTCGAGCATTTGTGTGACGGCTTGCTGGACGCGGGAGTGCCCTCGTCACCGGTCTGGAACCTGGCCGAGGCCGCAGGCAGCGAACATGCCCGAGTGCGTCAGTTGCAGGTTCTGCCTGAGGGCGGGGCCTTACCGCTGGTGCCGCAACCGGTGTTTTTCAATGGCCAGAAACCACACGCAACCACTCGCGCCCCGCAATTGGGCGCCGACAACAGGCTGTTTGGCCTGAGCAAATCAGGAGAGCACGCATGA